Proteins from a genomic interval of Methanoplanus endosymbiosus:
- a CDS encoding mechanosensitive ion channel family protein, translated as MADSITSGIENISLESFDLLNTIIDILYILILAWIVVKISGILLKGLSEKAGQYRIAIAMMIPLSKIFVYAIAIYLIFLQIVGPSLSVLLAFSGLFGAAIGFGLKDVFADILGGIVIIFERPFKIGDKITVGDSYGEVKDIGLRATRIVTPDDSEVSLPNFFIFDRSVSSGNAGAMEMMVVTDIYISPDSDIREAVEIMREAVISSGYVYITKERRYNVLVKNYPYYSRIRAKAYVNDLRYEFEFRSDVTGRAWAEMKRRGIKSPQIHEPYDNEKNSGDEKKGLIDH; from the coding sequence AACATCCGGAATTGAAAATATTTCACTTGAAAGCTTTGATCTCCTCAATACCATAATAGATATTCTGTATATACTGATTCTTGCATGGATTGTCGTAAAAATATCGGGGATTCTCCTTAAAGGACTATCAGAAAAGGCAGGCCAGTACAGAATTGCAATAGCAATGATGATACCACTCTCAAAGATTTTTGTATATGCCATTGCAATTTACCTTATATTCTTACAGATAGTCGGCCCTTCACTCTCGGTCCTGCTTGCTTTTTCAGGGCTGTTTGGTGCGGCAATAGGATTCGGGCTGAAAGATGTCTTTGCTGATATTCTCGGCGGGATTGTGATAATATTTGAACGCCCGTTTAAAATAGGGGATAAAATTACCGTAGGGGACAGTTACGGGGAGGTAAAAGACATCGGCCTTCGTGCAACAAGAATCGTAACTCCTGACGACTCTGAGGTGTCACTACCGAATTTTTTTATCTTTGACAGAAGTGTCTCATCCGGAAATGCGGGTGCAATGGAGATGATGGTTGTAACTGACATCTACATAAGCCCGGATTCAGACATCAGAGAGGCAGTGGAGATTATGAGAGAGGCTGTCATATCCTCCGGGTATGTATATATCACAAAAGAGAGGCGTTATAATGTCCTCGTTAAGAATTACCCGTATTATTCGAGAATACGGGCAAAAGCATATGTAAATGATCTGAGATATGAATTTGAATTTAGGTCTGACGTAACCGGACGTGCATGGGCAGAGATGAAGAGAAGGGGGATAAAATCTCCTCAGATCCATGAACCATATGATAATGAGAAAAATTCCGGAGACGAAAAAAAGGGACTAATTGACCATTAA